The following DNA comes from Dermacentor andersoni chromosome 2, qqDerAnde1_hic_scaffold, whole genome shotgun sequence.
ctgtagacgttgaggaaaagcccgcagaaaagagcgaggagaaacctaacggGGAAATCGTataaaaagagcagaaaaaatattagaatcttttagaccaatccgctgctataagtgccacaaactgggacatatcgctgtgaactGCGAAAAGCCCAGCGTAGATTTTTCCTATGTatatgaaaaagacgagaatatggaacttttaagcccatatcttcacgacctgcaagttaatggcaaaccatgcagggtgctaagagacagtgccgcaacgatggacattgtccatccgtcttacgtgacggtagatgacttcaccggagaagtagcatggatcaaagaggttgtagaagaacacagcgtgtgtctgcccgtggccaaagtcaaaatcagtggaccattcggggagctagtaaccgaggctgcagtttccaaatttttgtcagggcagtacccttacattttttcaaatcgttcgaatcggttactgcgtgacaaagggcttaaactgggagagggcgtagtacaggcattggcgcgaggccaagctcgtaaaatcgcgtcgctttcggctgaaaatgcacaagcggCTCCAGCGGACGCAGCAAATGAGATAACTTCAATAACCGAACcagagctaggctcgagggatgaaaaaacagttgaggaaagcctgccagctgaccagcccAACGAGAGCGTATCGCCAGGTTGTCAAAGttcacccctgcaggaagagcccactgatgcactcgcaagcgatacagggtcattactatcaccggcctcaaagaattttgatcagctcttacgtgtggacagagagtcactggcagcggagcaaaagaatgatggcagcttagctaaattacaccacacagctaaagaaggcattacTAGGCGCAACGTGaagatacaagagagaggaggattgttgtatcggcactacagagatcgaaaatGTAGGATTTTAGATGAGTTTGTCGTACCTAGTAaatacagggaggaccttttgagtctctgtcatggaaatgggtggtccggtcACCTAGGCAAAAACAAATCAAAGGGAAGATTGCtgatggaatactactggcctggctgtttcaaagaggtagaaaactttgtaagatcatgctacgcctgccagcgctcgggtaaaccaggagagacatgaaaagctccactgaaggtagtgcccttaataacagaacctttcagacgatttgtaatagacacggtagggccccttccaaaaacaaaatcgggctacaggtacttgtttaccatgctgtgtccggctacaaagtttccagaagcaatccatctgaaagagctcagctccaccgaagtagtagacgcgcttttgacagtgtttgcacgagttgggtttccagccgaaattcaggcggatcaagggtcagtattcaccagcgcactgacttgcacattcttgcaaaagtgtggggtaaagttgatacacagttccatctatcaccctcagtcaaatagtgtagagaggtggcattcactGCTTAGGCGAGTTTTGCgagcgctctgttacgagcacaaggaggactgggagagcTGTCTCTCGGCAACTCTGTTTGCTTTGCGAAAggttccacatgaggctacagggttctcgccagcagaactagtgcatgggaggacactccgttttCCACTGAGATTGTTAAGAGAGATGTGCAAGGaaagagtccaacagtggttgaatacatgctaaatctgctggaacggctaagcgcaactcAAGAACTAGACGAAAAGAACATGGCAGtggctcaaaagaacgccaaattctataaCGACAAGAATACGAGGCTCCGTACGTTTAACGctggagaccaggtaatgatcctcaaaccttcaagaaagaacaagcttgaagttcactgggacgggcccatTAAAGTATTGCACAAACTTTCATATACTAACTATgttctgaaaatgcccggtcgcaggaaggaagtgaggatatatcactgcaatttgatgaagccttATGTAGagtggagcggagtcgttaactgtaccatcaaagagcagcaTGACGCTAGTACCAAGCTTGAGGAGTATAAggtgacctccaactctgaaatcggcctagaagaagtagtaaaacattcggtaaactcgcacgctctaagaccagagcagctagatgagctaaaaggggtgttaggggaatatctcgacagattcagcgatcggccaggtaaaACCGagctaataacgcatgaaatagagctgacatcaaccgaacccgtaagatcaaagccttacagggtatctccaagagagagagaaattatggaggcagagatacagcgcatgctagagttgggagttaatgaacccgctgagagtgactacacgtcaccgctaatactgataaatacccctaacaaggaccctcgtacgcgtgttgactacaggaagttaaatgccttcactagggatcagctgtacccgatacccaacattgaggaacgaattgaaagagttagcgctgctaaatacatttcaactatagatctcgtgcgggggtactggcaagttcccatttcagaaagtgccagccgctatgccgcattcatctcacctgtaggcacttttcgccctctcgcactcagcttcgggctgaagaacgcaccatttagcttctctaaattaatggatattgtcccAAGAGATTTCCAGGAGTTCACCTTGCCACATCttcatgtagcaatattttcggacagctgggaacaacacgtatcgcacctcaaacagctgttctcacggttgagggttGAGGCTTAATGATGAAAGCGTAAAAGTGTAcatttggttgttcgcaggttacttatctgggccatgttgtcggccatgGCATGAGACGGCCTGCCGAGTTGAAAATAGCTACGACTGGAAAATTTtgtcagccgcgcacgaaaacagacactCGTTCATTTTTGGggcttgtggggtactatcaacggtacattccgaattactcgcaaatggcaagtccattaacggacaccctccgaaagggagcaccgagtagcgtacactgggataaggagaAAGAGAACGATTTCCAAAGTTTGAAagcgctattggtttctcgtcctgtgcttcgcgcgccagactacacaaaggaattcatagttcaatgcgacgccaACGACAGATGTATGGGCGTgctacttagtcaggtcggcgacaaTAACGAGGAACAttctatcctctatgccagccgtaaactaaatgtaagagaggaagcctacagcgcttcagagaagaaATGCGTTtctttagtttgggccgcccgaaagttgtcgtgttacttgtacggagcgaaggtCATCTtggagaccgaccactgtcctctgacgcgGCTCAATCAAATCTctcacaaaaatggccgcttgctccgacgGAGCCTCACTccccaagagtacaacttctccgttagatataagaagggaaagttgcatagcattGCGGaaggtttgagcaggctaatttgaattctgcgtttaagggtcccgtctaaattttagggttactattgttaattttgttaagccaagaagatcccctcccatttagcaggattccctctaTAATttctgaatttgtcagcacgaaattgcttcaaaaattggcataacgaaatgcagcattttttgcttctgcacttatgttttctttgaagcctagcgggtctgaagtgagagccaaggtacgtcatctcggcgcagagccgtgttgtggggttcgttttgcaatttcctgtccttgttggaggctttggggcggtgacatcattacacaagtggtcactgcgagccaaggcatcaccccctggccaccagccgttctcttcctgcccagcgatTGTCAGctctggacagtcgagattttccgagCCAtcgaggcgctgttaagaacggcccgctgaggtgcaagttttgccaaccagtagcgacagcggcgtcaacttttcttggacaatgcgccacgtccgccactctgtgtcgcgggattgccgacatgagttcgacgaaccaggctttgtaaCCGAACCCGCCGCCGCCggcctggtctgctgtgaacaagggagtccccgagggaacgtagttcgaggccccttcccacgcaccgttcctgacgtcagccccgagttctgcgaagtccgtctgacctcggttgacgaccgtgaacctgtgcggaagtatgtgtgtgtaatccctcgcgcaaagaggcggctagtctacggtgcctggtcggccgTTTCCTTTATCTTGGGATCGAGGGgtaccgagtgtttataaaccgctgttgtgcagctgctcagtgtactttctctcgcagtcatgctagactgatgaactgcaacgtccttatgtagatactgtaaataaacccacattcctcgttctcgatgagaaacaGTGCTTccattcatcaacgtcctcagcgtggataagttggacgacggcatgggccagctaccatctaattcatgcccgactccaatcttgacaacttaTTACGAGCGATAG
Coding sequences within:
- the LOC140216046 gene encoding uncharacterized protein, translated to MDIVHPSYVTVDDFTGEVAWIKEVVEEHSVCLPVAKVKISGPFGELVTEAAVSKFLSGQYPYIFSNRSNRLLRDKGLKLGEGVVQALARGQARKIASLSAENAQAAPADAANEITSITEPELGSRDEKTVEESLPADQPNESVSPGCQSSPLQEEPTDALASDTGSLLSPASKNFDQLLRVDRESLAAEQKNDGSLAKLHHTAKEGITRRNVKIQERGGLLYRHYRDRKCRILDEFVVPSKYREDLLSLCHGNGWSGHLGKNKSKGRLLMEYYWPGCFKEVENFVRSCYACQRSGKPGET